From Leptolyngbya sp. 'hensonii', the proteins below share one genomic window:
- the avd gene encoding diversity-generating retroelement protein Avd, producing MHELPVIQHTYDLIRWYVPILNRLPRQHRFLLGDRIIRGLYDLLDNLIKARYERHKLPRLEGLNSNLDILRHQTRLLLDFEELSLDRYEYVGKAIDAIGCELGGWIKQQRKHS from the coding sequence ATGCATGAGCTACCCGTTATCCAACACACTTACGATTTGATTCGATGGTACGTGCCCATCCTCAACCGCCTGCCCCGTCAGCATCGCTTCTTGCTGGGCGATCGCATTATCAGGGGGCTCTACGACCTGCTGGATAACTTAATCAAAGCCCGCTACGAACGCCACAAGCTGCCTCGCCTGGAAGGGCTGAATAGTAACCTCGACATCCTGCGTCATCAGACCCGCCTCCTCCTGGATTTTGAAGAACTGTCCCTCGATCGCTACGAGTATGTCGGCAAAGCTATCGACGCGATCGGCTGTGAACTGGGAGGATGGATCAAGCAACAGCGGAAGCACTCATGA